The following are encoded together in the Peromyscus leucopus breed LL Stock chromosome 1, UCI_PerLeu_2.1, whole genome shotgun sequence genome:
- the Acp4 gene encoding testicular acid phosphatase isoform X1: protein MAEPGSQGHTAGPLLLLLLLLLPPQALLEGPLLFVALVFRHGDRAPLASYPTDPHKEAASTLWPRGLGQLTKEGIRQQLELGRFLRRRYKAFLSPEYRREEVYIRSTDFDRTLESAQANLAGLFPEAAPGSPEADWKPIPVHTVPVSEDKLLRFPMRSCPRYHELLRESTEAADYQEAVKGWTGFLTRLGNFTGLSLVGEPLRRAWKVLDTLICQRAHGLTLPSWASPDVLRTLSQISALDIRAHVGPPRAAEKAQLTGGILLDAILSNFSRAQSLGLPLKMVMYSAHDSTLLALQGALGLYDGNTPPYAACMAFEFRGSSREPEEEDGENVTISLIYRNDTSSPPLPLKVPGCPAPCPLGRFQQLTAPARPPAHGAPCHGSYESTSPPDRWSILWKQARVGQVHLCLTCPGPSSSSRVYPRRDQVKQHTQPRAMNQPFNRNPRRRQKLQGCPPRPSTKSRSTLARGHVCSQGHQTQLEGASKGKDMAKRKQGQGSQSKVLTKGGSPLPKTKVSHKLKIKYKVKMLH from the exons ATGGCCGAGCCTGGCTCTCAGGGCCACACTGCCGgacccttgctgctgctgctgctgctgctgctcccaccCCAGGCCCTGCTAGAGGGGCCCCTGCTATTTGTGGCTCTG GTGTTCCGCCATGGCGACCGGGCCCCACTGGCCTCCTACCCCACAGATCCACACAAGGAAGCTGCCTCCACCTTGTGGCCCCGAGGCCTGGGCCAGCTGACCaag GAGGGGATCCGCCAGCAGCTGGAGCTGGGCCGATTTCTGAGGAGGCGTTATAAGGCCTTCCTGAGCCCGGAGTACAGGCGTGAAGAG GTGTACATCCGCAGCACAGACTTTGACCGGACACTGGAGAGTGCACAGGCCAACCTGGCTGGGCTGTTCCCCGAAGCTGCCCCTGGGAGTCCTGAGGCCGACTGGAAGCCCATCCCCGTGCACACAGTGCCTGTGTCGGAGGACAAG TTGCTGAGGTTCCCCATGCGCAGCTGCCCCCGATACCATGAGCTGCTGCGGGAGTCCACAGAGGCCGCTGACTACCAGGAGGCCGTGAAGGGCTGGACG GGCTTCCTGACCCGCCTGGGCAACTTCACCGGGCTGTCGCTGGTTGGAGAGCCACTCCGCAGAGCGTGGAAAGTTCTGGACACACTAATCTGTCAG cGTGCCCATGGTCTCACCCTTCCATCCTGGGCCTCCCCAGACGTCCTGAGGACTCTGTCACAGATTTCAGCTCTGGATATCAGGGCACATGTGGGCCCACCCCGGGCAGCAGAAAAGGCCCAGCTGACAGGGG GGATTCTGCTGGATGCCATCCTCAGCAATTTCTCCCGGGCCCAGAGCCTGGGGCTGCCCCTCAAGATGGTCATGTACTCAGCT CACGACAGCACCCTGCTGGCCCTCCAGGGGGCCCTGGGCCTCTACGATGGGAACACCCCACCTTACGCTGCCTGCATGGCCTTTGAGTTCCGGGGAAGCTCCAGGGAACCcgaggaggaagatggaga GAATGTCACCATCTCTCTCATCTACCGAAATGACACCTCCAGCCCACCCCTGCCACTGAAGGTTCCCGGGTGCCCAGCCCCCTGTCCGCTTGGGCGCTTCCAGCAGCTGACTGCTCCAGCCAGGCCTCCAGCTCATGGGGCCCCCTGCCACGGTTCCTATGAGTCTACCAGCCCCCCAG ACCGCTGGAGCATCCTCTGGAAACAGGCCAGAGTTGGGCAAGTGCACCTGTGCCTCACCTGCCCTGGACCCAGCTCGTCATCCCGAGTCTACCCACGCCGGGACCAAGTCAAACAGCACACCCAGCCGAGGGCGATGAACCAGCCATTTAATAGGAACCCACGGAGGAGGCAGAAGCTGCAGGGCTGCCCGCCTCGCCCCTCCACTAAATCCAGATCTACATTGGCCAGGGGACATGTGTGCAGCCAGGGACACCAGACCCAGCTGGAAGGTGCTTCAAAAGGGAAGGACATGGCCAAAAGAAAACAGGGACAGGGTTCCCAGAGCAAAGTCCTTACAAAAGGGGGCTCTCCTCTCCCCAAAACCAAAGTGTCACATaagctcaaaataaaatataaagtaaaaatgctGCATTAG
- the Acp4 gene encoding testicular acid phosphatase isoform X3, with protein MRSCPRYHELLRESTEAADYQEAVKGWTGFLTRLGNFTGLSLVGEPLRRAWKVLDTLICQRAHGLTLPSWASPDVLRTLSQISALDIRAHVGPPRAAEKAQLTGGILLDAILSNFSRAQSLGLPLKMVMYSAHDSTLLALQGALGLYDGNTPPYAACMAFEFRGSSREPEEEDGENVTISLIYRNDTSSPPLPLKVPGCPAPCPLGRFQQLTAPARPPAHGAPCHGSYESTSPPDRWSILWKQARVGQVHLCLTCPGPSSSSRVYPRRDQVKQHTQPRAMNQPFNRNPRRRQKLQGCPPRPSTKSRSTLARGHVCSQGHQTQLEGASKGKDMAKRKQGQGSQSKVLTKGGSPLPKTKVSHKLKIKYKVKMLH; from the exons ATGCGCAGCTGCCCCCGATACCATGAGCTGCTGCGGGAGTCCACAGAGGCCGCTGACTACCAGGAGGCCGTGAAGGGCTGGACG GGCTTCCTGACCCGCCTGGGCAACTTCACCGGGCTGTCGCTGGTTGGAGAGCCACTCCGCAGAGCGTGGAAAGTTCTGGACACACTAATCTGTCAG cGTGCCCATGGTCTCACCCTTCCATCCTGGGCCTCCCCAGACGTCCTGAGGACTCTGTCACAGATTTCAGCTCTGGATATCAGGGCACATGTGGGCCCACCCCGGGCAGCAGAAAAGGCCCAGCTGACAGGGG GGATTCTGCTGGATGCCATCCTCAGCAATTTCTCCCGGGCCCAGAGCCTGGGGCTGCCCCTCAAGATGGTCATGTACTCAGCT CACGACAGCACCCTGCTGGCCCTCCAGGGGGCCCTGGGCCTCTACGATGGGAACACCCCACCTTACGCTGCCTGCATGGCCTTTGAGTTCCGGGGAAGCTCCAGGGAACCcgaggaggaagatggaga GAATGTCACCATCTCTCTCATCTACCGAAATGACACCTCCAGCCCACCCCTGCCACTGAAGGTTCCCGGGTGCCCAGCCCCCTGTCCGCTTGGGCGCTTCCAGCAGCTGACTGCTCCAGCCAGGCCTCCAGCTCATGGGGCCCCCTGCCACGGTTCCTATGAGTCTACCAGCCCCCCAG ACCGCTGGAGCATCCTCTGGAAACAGGCCAGAGTTGGGCAAGTGCACCTGTGCCTCACCTGCCCTGGACCCAGCTCGTCATCCCGAGTCTACCCACGCCGGGACCAAGTCAAACAGCACACCCAGCCGAGGGCGATGAACCAGCCATTTAATAGGAACCCACGGAGGAGGCAGAAGCTGCAGGGCTGCCCGCCTCGCCCCTCCACTAAATCCAGATCTACATTGGCCAGGGGACATGTGTGCAGCCAGGGACACCAGACCCAGCTGGAAGGTGCTTCAAAAGGGAAGGACATGGCCAAAAGAAAACAGGGACAGGGTTCCCAGAGCAAAGTCCTTACAAAAGGGGGCTCTCCTCTCCCCAAAACCAAAGTGTCACATaagctcaaaataaaatataaagtaaaaatgctGCATTAG
- the Acp4 gene encoding testicular acid phosphatase isoform X2, which translates to MAEPGSQGHTAGPLLLLLLLLLPPQALLEGPLLFVALVFRHGDRAPLASYPTDPHKEAASTLWPRGLGQLTKEGIRQQLELGRFLRRRYKAFLSPEYRREEVYIRSTDFDRTLESAQANLAGLFPEAAPGSPEADWKPIPVHTVPVSEDKLLRFPMRSCPRYHELLRESTEAADYQEAVKGWTGFLTRLGNFTGLSLVGEPLRRAWKVLDTLICQRAHGLTLPSWASPDVLRTLSQISALDIRAHVGPPRAAEKAQLTGGILLDAILSNFSRAQSLGLPLKMVMYSAHDSTLLALQGALGLYDGNTPPYAACMAFEFRGSSREPEEEDGENVTISLIYRNDTSSPPLPLKVPGCPAPCPLGRFQQLTAPARPPAHGAPCHGSYESTSPPGDSPPRRGGSGVFPRPGIHNPHVLPAATVPLLAGAVAVLAVLSLGLGLLAWRPSCLRALGGAV; encoded by the exons ATGGCCGAGCCTGGCTCTCAGGGCCACACTGCCGgacccttgctgctgctgctgctgctgctgctcccaccCCAGGCCCTGCTAGAGGGGCCCCTGCTATTTGTGGCTCTG GTGTTCCGCCATGGCGACCGGGCCCCACTGGCCTCCTACCCCACAGATCCACACAAGGAAGCTGCCTCCACCTTGTGGCCCCGAGGCCTGGGCCAGCTGACCaag GAGGGGATCCGCCAGCAGCTGGAGCTGGGCCGATTTCTGAGGAGGCGTTATAAGGCCTTCCTGAGCCCGGAGTACAGGCGTGAAGAG GTGTACATCCGCAGCACAGACTTTGACCGGACACTGGAGAGTGCACAGGCCAACCTGGCTGGGCTGTTCCCCGAAGCTGCCCCTGGGAGTCCTGAGGCCGACTGGAAGCCCATCCCCGTGCACACAGTGCCTGTGTCGGAGGACAAG TTGCTGAGGTTCCCCATGCGCAGCTGCCCCCGATACCATGAGCTGCTGCGGGAGTCCACAGAGGCCGCTGACTACCAGGAGGCCGTGAAGGGCTGGACG GGCTTCCTGACCCGCCTGGGCAACTTCACCGGGCTGTCGCTGGTTGGAGAGCCACTCCGCAGAGCGTGGAAAGTTCTGGACACACTAATCTGTCAG cGTGCCCATGGTCTCACCCTTCCATCCTGGGCCTCCCCAGACGTCCTGAGGACTCTGTCACAGATTTCAGCTCTGGATATCAGGGCACATGTGGGCCCACCCCGGGCAGCAGAAAAGGCCCAGCTGACAGGGG GGATTCTGCTGGATGCCATCCTCAGCAATTTCTCCCGGGCCCAGAGCCTGGGGCTGCCCCTCAAGATGGTCATGTACTCAGCT CACGACAGCACCCTGCTGGCCCTCCAGGGGGCCCTGGGCCTCTACGATGGGAACACCCCACCTTACGCTGCCTGCATGGCCTTTGAGTTCCGGGGAAGCTCCAGGGAACCcgaggaggaagatggaga GAATGTCACCATCTCTCTCATCTACCGAAATGACACCTCCAGCCCACCCCTGCCACTGAAGGTTCCCGGGTGCCCAGCCCCCTGTCCGCTTGGGCGCTTCCAGCAGCTGACTGCTCCAGCCAGGCCTCCAGCTCATGGGGCCCCCTGCCACGGTTCCTATGAGTCTACCAGCCCCCCAGGTGACAGCCCTCCGCGCAGGGGTGGGAGCGGGGTGTTCCCAAGGCCTGGGATTCACAACCCCCATGTTCTTCCTGCAGCCACGGTGCCCCTTCTGGCCGGAGCTGTGGCTGTGCTGGCTGTGCTGAGCCTGGGGCTCGGCCTACTGGCCTGGAGGCCCAGCTGCCTGAGGGCCCTGGGAGGGGCTGTATGA
- the LOC114684324 gene encoding formyl peptide receptor-related sequence 1-like, whose product MQPVEDDPAEMQQPAPLGTLYLPWAILFLLYSLVTIVSYLLDMASHSLLAQPRGSLHPAPLSAAWVGYQLIADIVFLGLLPLGLTWTHSCWPLGLTFCHLDPGLAFLAFSTSGRLLTHVAADHCTSLLQPSWALGHCVVRQIVICAGGFWILLLGLAGRALGTRRDGNGWSDPCNRTMALESPRHGQDPLAWSPVLDQLVFGFGVPLGVLSVFHSVVRGQLQLARVSGRPPLLSLPGATAAMLFICWFPFHLLMLLKFLGMWGPRLQLGDVWGLLRPLGLTLLASTCFLNPLLYVCGDKEIQRRLGQALRFHRQEGEEEEEEEEEAAEEPGHWGWRLRGSGAA is encoded by the coding sequence atgcagCCCGTGGAGGACGACCCTGCGGAGATGCAGCAGCCAGCTCCTCTGGGGACTCTGTACCTGCCCTGGGCGATTCTCTTTCTCCTCtactctctggtgacaattgtCTCTTACCTCCTGGACATGGCCAGCCACAGCCTGCTGGCCCAGCCTAGAGGATCCCTCCATCCTGCCCCTCTGTCTGCAGCCTGGGTTGGCTACCAGCTCATAGCTGACATCGTCTTCCTGGGGCTCCTGCCTCTCGGCCTCACCTGGACCCACAGCTGCTGGCCCCTGGGCCTCACCTTTTGCCACCTGGATCCAGGTCTGGCCTTCTTGGCTTTCAGTACCAGCGGCCGGCTGCTGACTCATGTGGCTGCTGACCACTGTACCTCCTTGCTCCAACCATCCTGGGCACTGGGTCATTGTGTAGTCCGCCAAATAGTTATCTGTGCTGGTGGGTTCTGGATCCTTCTGCTGGGCCTGGCTGGGAGAGCCTTGGGAACTCGGAGGGATGGGAATGGCTGGAGTGACCCTTGCAACAGGACAATGGCCCTGGAATCCCCCAGGCATGGCCAGGACCCCTTGGCCTGGAGCCCTGTGCTTGATCAGCTGGTGTTTGGGTTTGGGGTGCCACTGGGGGTACTGAGTGTCTTCCACAGTGTGGTGCGGGGGCAGCTCCAGCTGGCCAGGGTCTCCGGGCGGCCTCCGTTGCTAAGTCTGCCGGGAGCCACTGCAGCCATGCTGTTCATCTGTTGGTTCCCCTTCCACCTTCTGATGCTGCTCAAGTTCCTGGGTATGTGGGGGCCCAGGCTGCAGCTGGGGGATGTGTGGGGGTTGCTAAGGCCTCTGGGGCTCACTCTGCTGGCATCAACTTGCTTCCTCAACCCACTGCTGTATGTATGTGGggacaaggaaatccagagacgaCTAGGCCAGGCCCTGAGGTTCCATcgacaggaaggagaggaagaggaggaagaggaagaggaggcggcAGAGGAACCTGGGCACTGGGGGTGGAGGCTGAGAGGCTCTGGGGCAGCCTGA